A section of the Microbacterium forte genome encodes:
- the argC gene encoding N-acetyl-gamma-glutamyl-phosphate reductase, with translation MTYSVAVSGASGYAGGEILRLLASHPDIEIRTVTAHSNAGQPLVQHQPHLRSLAHLTLQDTTPETLAGHDIVFLALPHGQSGQYTDALGDTPLVIDAGADHRLTSQASWDAFYGGDFHDPWAYGVPELLVDGIKQRETLREAKRIAAPGCNASTVSLSLAPGVAAGVIDAGDIVSVLAVGPSGAGKSLKTNLLASEILGSANPYAVGGTHRHIPEIRQALAAASGAAADGIRISFTPVLVPMSRGILATSTAPIAGDVSDAEIRAAWEDAYGDETFVQLLPEGQFPRTADVLGANTALIGLAIDRAANRVTVVAAVDNLVKGTAGAAIQSMNLALGLPESRALSVNGVAP, from the coding sequence ATGACGTACTCCGTCGCCGTCTCCGGCGCATCCGGCTACGCGGGCGGCGAGATCCTGCGCCTCCTCGCGTCTCATCCCGACATCGAGATCCGCACCGTGACGGCTCACTCGAACGCCGGTCAGCCGCTCGTGCAGCATCAGCCGCACCTGCGGTCTCTCGCTCACCTCACTCTGCAGGACACCACACCTGAGACGCTCGCAGGTCACGACATCGTGTTCCTCGCTCTGCCGCACGGTCAGTCGGGTCAGTACACGGATGCGCTCGGCGACACCCCGCTGGTGATCGACGCCGGGGCCGACCATCGCCTCACCTCGCAGGCGTCCTGGGATGCGTTCTACGGCGGCGACTTCCACGACCCCTGGGCCTACGGGGTCCCCGAGCTGCTCGTCGACGGCATCAAGCAGCGCGAGACGCTGCGCGAGGCGAAGCGGATCGCCGCCCCCGGATGCAATGCATCCACGGTGAGTCTGAGTCTCGCTCCCGGCGTCGCAGCGGGAGTGATCGACGCGGGAGACATCGTCTCGGTGCTCGCCGTCGGCCCCTCGGGTGCGGGGAAGAGCCTCAAGACCAATCTGCTCGCCAGTGAGATCCTCGGCAGCGCCAATCCCTATGCGGTCGGCGGCACCCACCGGCACATCCCCGAGATCCGCCAGGCACTCGCCGCGGCATCCGGTGCTGCCGCCGACGGCATCCGCATCTCCTTCACCCCTGTGCTCGTTCCGATGTCGCGGGGAATCCTCGCCACCTCGACCGCGCCGATCGCCGGTGACGTCAGTGACGCGGAGATCCGCGCCGCCTGGGAGGACGCCTACGGTGACGAGACATTCGTGCAGCTGCTGCCCGAGGGACAGTTCCCGCGCACGGCCGATGTCCTCGGCGCGAACACCGCACTCATCGGCCTCGCGATCGACCGTGCGGCGAACCGCGTGACGGTGGTCGCCGCGGTCGACAATCTCGTCAAGGGCACCGCAGGCGCTGCCATCCAGTCCATGAACCTCGCGTTGGGACTTCCCGAGTCCCGCGCCCTCTCAGTGAACGGAGTCGCACCGTGA
- the argJ gene encoding bifunctional glutamate N-acetyltransferase/amino-acid acetyltransferase ArgJ, with translation MSVTAPAGFEAAGVAAGLKSTGKPDVAVVVNRGPRKVGAAVFTSNRAKANPIIWSQQAVADRVVEAVVLNSGGANCFTGSFGFQTTHQTAEKAAELLGVSAGDVLVCSTGLIGVGDEVFRGKVLAGTAQAIAELSADGGDVAAEAIMTTDSVSKTAVVSRDGWTIGGMAKGAGMLAPGLATMLVVITTDAVLEPLEADAALRFATGTTFDRLDSDGCMSTNDQVTLLANGASGVAPDLKHFSAALAELCLELAVKLQSDAEGASHDITIEVRHAASEGEAVEVGRSVARNNLFKAAIFGNDPNWGRVLAAIGTTNAQFDPYDVDVWMNGVRVCSEGGPDRPREEVDLTPRATHLVIDLKVGEATATILTNDLTHDYVHENSAYAS, from the coding sequence GTGAGCGTCACCGCCCCCGCAGGATTCGAGGCGGCCGGAGTCGCCGCCGGCCTCAAGTCGACCGGCAAGCCCGATGTCGCCGTGGTCGTCAACCGCGGCCCGCGCAAGGTCGGTGCCGCCGTGTTCACGAGCAACCGCGCCAAGGCCAACCCGATCATCTGGTCGCAGCAGGCCGTCGCCGATCGCGTGGTCGAGGCCGTCGTGCTCAACTCCGGCGGAGCGAACTGTTTCACCGGCAGCTTCGGCTTCCAGACGACGCACCAGACCGCCGAGAAGGCGGCAGAGCTGCTCGGCGTCAGCGCCGGCGACGTCCTCGTCTGCTCGACGGGGCTCATCGGGGTCGGAGACGAGGTCTTCCGCGGCAAGGTGCTCGCGGGCACCGCACAGGCGATCGCCGAGCTGTCGGCCGACGGCGGCGACGTCGCGGCGGAGGCCATCATGACGACCGACAGCGTCTCGAAGACCGCTGTCGTGAGCCGGGACGGCTGGACGATCGGCGGCATGGCGAAGGGCGCGGGCATGCTCGCCCCGGGCCTCGCGACGATGCTCGTCGTCATCACGACGGATGCCGTGCTCGAACCTCTCGAGGCCGACGCGGCGCTGCGATTCGCGACCGGCACGACGTTCGACCGCCTCGACTCCGACGGCTGCATGTCGACCAACGACCAGGTCACGCTGCTCGCCAACGGCGCCTCCGGGGTGGCCCCCGACCTCAAGCACTTCTCTGCTGCCCTCGCCGAGCTCTGCCTGGAACTCGCGGTCAAGCTGCAGAGTGATGCCGAGGGCGCGAGTCATGACATCACCATCGAGGTGCGGCACGCCGCCAGCGAGGGGGAGGCCGTCGAGGTCGGCCGCTCGGTCGCCCGCAACAACCTCTTCAAGGCCGCGATCTTCGGAAACGACCCCAACTGGGGTCGGGTGCTCGCCGCGATCGGCACGACCAACGCGCAGTTCGACCCGTACGACGTCGACGTCTGGATGAACGGCGTCCGCGTGTGCAGCGAGGGCGGCCCCGACCGTCCGCGCGAAGAGGTCGACCTCACCCCTCGCGCCACGCACCTCGTGATCGACCTCAAAGTCGGCGAGGCCACTGCGACGATCCTCACCAACGACCTGACCCACGACTACGTGCACGAGAACAGCGCCTACGCCTCATGA
- the argB gene encoding acetylglutamate kinase, whose protein sequence is MTDIQDTTPDVAAVKAATLIESLPWLKKFRDQIVVVKYGGNAMVSDELQEAFAQDIAYLRYVGVLPVVVHGGGPQISDMLQRLEIPSEFKGGYRVTNTEAISVVRMVLTGQVNPQLVSKINSHGPIATGLSGEDAGLFGGRRRGVVIDGEEIDLGRVGDVVEVDPTPVLDHLAAGRVPVVSSIAPDLDHPGQSLNVNADAAAAALAVALKARKLVILTDVPGLYADWPNRDSLVSHLTSEALIEMLPTLESGMIPKMKACLDAIEGGVDAAAIIDGRVPHSVLVELFTSKGIGTEVVMGSAGVKA, encoded by the coding sequence ATGACCGACATCCAGGACACCACGCCTGACGTCGCCGCCGTCAAGGCCGCGACGCTCATCGAGTCGCTCCCGTGGCTGAAGAAGTTCCGCGACCAGATCGTCGTCGTGAAGTACGGCGGCAACGCGATGGTCTCGGACGAGCTGCAGGAGGCGTTCGCGCAGGACATCGCGTATCTGAGGTACGTCGGCGTGCTGCCGGTGGTCGTGCATGGCGGTGGGCCCCAGATCTCCGACATGCTGCAGCGCCTCGAGATCCCGAGCGAGTTCAAGGGCGGCTACCGCGTCACCAACACCGAGGCGATCAGCGTGGTGCGCATGGTGCTCACCGGCCAGGTGAACCCGCAGCTGGTCTCGAAGATCAACTCTCATGGTCCGATCGCGACCGGACTCAGCGGCGAGGATGCCGGGCTGTTCGGCGGGCGTCGCCGCGGCGTCGTGATCGACGGCGAGGAGATCGATCTCGGTCGCGTGGGCGACGTCGTCGAGGTGGACCCGACGCCCGTGCTCGACCACCTCGCGGCCGGACGCGTTCCCGTGGTCTCGAGCATCGCCCCCGACCTCGATCACCCGGGCCAGTCGCTGAACGTGAACGCGGATGCCGCGGCTGCCGCGCTCGCCGTGGCTCTCAAGGCGCGCAAGCTCGTCATTCTCACGGATGTCCCCGGGCTGTACGCCGACTGGCCCAACCGCGACTCTCTCGTGTCGCATCTCACCTCGGAGGCTCTCATCGAGATGCTGCCGACCCTCGAATCAGGCATGATCCCGAAGATGAAGGCGTGCCTGGACGCGATCGAGGGCGGCGTCGACGCCGCCGCGATCATCGACGGACGCGTGCCGCACTCGGTGCTCGTCGAACTCTTCACCAGCAAGGGAATCGGAACAGAAGTGGTCATGGGAAGCGCAGGAGTGAAGGCATGA
- a CDS encoding acetylornithine transaminase — protein sequence MSNWQDDAASDLVLNAGPRLAMLTRGEGSYLWDSEGKRHLDFLAGIAVTSLGHAHPVFVEAVSTQAATLAHVSNYFATPSQLALAARLKRLAGAGIDGRVFFSNSGAEANEAAFKLARLHGGTEKPRILALENGFHGRTMGSLALTAKAAMRAPFEPMPGGVEHIPATIEALEAAIDDRVAAVIVEPIQGEAGVVELPEGYLQAARSLTLKHGALLIVDEIQTGAGRTGAWFGFSHEGITPDAITLAKGIGGGFPIGALVTYGAASSLFTPGSHGSTFGGNPLATAVADAVLTEIERAGLVDNAARRGEEIFEIIADIDSPLVTGVRGRGLLIGVALGAPVANEVVAAAQERGLIVNAANPETVRIAPALTIGDAELAEFRELFAASLSDVQTSLAESGKALA from the coding sequence ATGAGCAACTGGCAGGATGACGCAGCGAGCGATCTGGTCCTCAACGCAGGTCCCCGGTTGGCGATGCTGACTCGCGGCGAGGGATCGTACCTCTGGGACTCCGAGGGCAAGCGCCACCTCGACTTCCTCGCCGGCATCGCGGTGACCTCGCTCGGTCACGCGCATCCGGTGTTCGTCGAGGCCGTGTCGACGCAGGCCGCGACCCTTGCGCATGTGTCGAACTACTTCGCGACACCGTCGCAGCTCGCGCTCGCCGCACGGTTGAAGCGTCTCGCCGGTGCCGGGATCGATGGGCGCGTGTTCTTCTCGAACTCCGGCGCCGAGGCGAACGAGGCCGCGTTCAAGCTCGCCCGCCTGCACGGCGGGACGGAGAAGCCCCGCATCCTCGCGCTCGAGAACGGATTCCACGGCCGGACCATGGGATCTCTCGCGCTCACGGCGAAGGCGGCCATGCGCGCGCCCTTCGAGCCGATGCCCGGGGGAGTCGAGCACATCCCGGCGACCATCGAGGCACTCGAGGCGGCGATCGACGACCGCGTCGCCGCCGTGATCGTCGAGCCGATCCAAGGTGAGGCAGGCGTCGTCGAGCTTCCTGAGGGATACCTGCAGGCCGCTCGCTCGCTCACTCTCAAGCACGGGGCCCTGCTCATCGTCGATGAGATCCAGACCGGGGCAGGGCGCACGGGCGCCTGGTTCGGCTTCAGCCACGAAGGCATCACGCCTGACGCCATCACGCTCGCGAAGGGCATCGGCGGTGGCTTCCCGATCGGTGCTCTCGTGACCTACGGTGCGGCGAGCTCGCTCTTCACTCCCGGTTCGCACGGCTCCACGTTCGGCGGAAACCCGCTCGCGACGGCCGTCGCAGACGCGGTGCTCACCGAGATCGAGCGCGCAGGCCTCGTCGACAACGCCGCGCGTCGTGGGGAAGAGATCTTCGAGATCATCGCCGATATCGACTCGCCTCTGGTCACGGGAGTGCGTGGCCGCGGGCTCCTGATCGGGGTGGCGCTGGGCGCCCCCGTCGCGAATGAGGTGGTCGCCGCCGCTCAGGAGCGCGGCCTCATCGTGAACGCCGCCAACCCCGAGACCGTGCGCATCGCGCCGGCTCTCACGATCGGAGACGCCGAACTCGCCGAGTTCCGCGAGCTGTTCGCCGCGTCGCTCTCCGACGTCCAGACCTCCCTCGCCGAATCCGGAAAGGCCCTCGCATGA
- the argF gene encoding ornithine carbamoyltransferase has protein sequence MTRHLLRDDDLTPAEQAEILDLAIELKKDRWANKALEGPQTVAVIFDKSSTRTRVSFAVGIADLGGSPLIISTASSQLGGKETPSDTARVLERQVAAIVWRTYAQAGLEEMAAGTTVPVVNALSDDFHPCQLLADLLTIREHKGDLKGLTLTFFGDGQSNMAHSYALAGVTAGMHVRIASPADYAPRADIVEAADRRAAETGGSITLFTDAVEAAAGADVVVTDTWVSMGKEEEKLARIRDLGGYKVTPETMEIADSEAIFIHCLPADRGYEVDSEVIDGPQSVVWDEAENRLHAQKALLVWLLDKKDA, from the coding sequence ATGACCCGCCACCTGCTGCGTGACGACGATCTGACCCCCGCTGAGCAGGCGGAGATCCTCGATCTCGCCATCGAGCTGAAGAAGGACCGCTGGGCGAACAAGGCCCTCGAAGGCCCCCAGACGGTCGCGGTGATCTTCGACAAGTCCTCCACCCGCACCCGTGTCTCGTTCGCCGTCGGCATCGCCGACCTCGGCGGGTCGCCGTTGATCATCTCGACCGCGAGCAGTCAGCTGGGCGGCAAGGAGACTCCGTCGGACACCGCCCGGGTGCTCGAGCGTCAGGTCGCGGCGATCGTCTGGCGCACGTACGCGCAGGCAGGGCTCGAAGAGATGGCCGCAGGCACCACGGTGCCCGTCGTCAACGCACTCTCGGACGACTTCCACCCGTGTCAGCTGCTCGCCGACCTGCTCACGATCCGCGAGCACAAGGGCGACCTGAAAGGGCTGACCCTGACGTTCTTCGGCGACGGGCAGAGCAACATGGCGCATTCCTACGCGCTGGCCGGGGTCACCGCGGGTATGCACGTGCGCATCGCCTCGCCCGCCGACTACGCGCCGCGTGCGGACATCGTCGAGGCGGCCGACCGCCGTGCGGCGGAGACCGGCGGCTCGATCACCCTGTTCACCGATGCGGTCGAGGCTGCGGCCGGTGCCGACGTCGTGGTCACCGACACCTGGGTGTCGATGGGCAAGGAAGAGGAGAAGCTCGCGCGCATCCGCGATCTCGGTGGCTACAAGGTGACGCCGGAGACGATGGAGATCGCCGACTCGGAGGCCATCTTCATCCACTGCCTTCCCGCCGACCGAGGCTACGAGGTCGACTCCGAGGTCATCGACGGACCGCAGAGCGTCGTCTGGGACGAGGCCGAGAACCGCCTCCACGCCCAGAAGGCCCTGCTCGTCTGGCTGCTCGACAAGAAGGACGCATGA
- the argH gene encoding argininosuccinate lyase yields the protein MVDAKNEGTNEGALWGARFASGPSPELVELSRSTHFDWILAPYDIAGSHAHATALAAAGYLDPDEAAKMHEGLDAVARKVADGTLRPVPSDEDVHGALEQALIAELGPELGGRLRAGRSRNDQIATLVRMYLIDHARVIARDLLRVIDALVAQAEAHPDAILPGRTHLQHAQPVLLAHHLQAHGWPLVRELERLVDWRRRAGVSPYGGGALAGSTLGLDPALVASELGLDRPAENSLDGTAARDVVAEFAFITAMTGVDISRLSEEIILWNTREFGFVTLHDGYSTGSSIMPQKKNPDIAELARGKSGRLIGNLSGLMATLKGLPLAYNRDLQEDKEPVFDSVQTLEVVLPAFAGMIATLRFDTERMAALAPQGFSLATDVAEWLVKRRVPFRDAHEISGALVRACEERGIGLEDASDELLISVSPHLVPEVREVLTIEGSVASRTGVGGTAPVRVAEQRAELVARAQAAAHALGL from the coding sequence ATGGTCGACGCGAAGAACGAGGGCACGAACGAAGGCGCGCTGTGGGGAGCCCGCTTCGCGAGCGGCCCGTCGCCCGAGCTCGTCGAGCTCAGCCGGTCGACGCATTTCGACTGGATCCTCGCACCGTATGACATCGCCGGGTCGCACGCGCACGCGACGGCTCTCGCGGCTGCCGGTTACCTCGACCCCGACGAGGCAGCCAAGATGCACGAAGGGCTCGATGCCGTGGCGCGCAAGGTCGCCGACGGCACCCTGCGGCCCGTCCCCTCGGATGAAGACGTGCACGGGGCTCTCGAGCAGGCCCTGATCGCCGAGCTCGGCCCGGAGCTGGGTGGACGTCTTCGTGCGGGACGCAGTCGCAACGACCAGATCGCCACCCTGGTGCGCATGTACCTGATCGACCACGCCCGCGTGATCGCGCGAGACCTGCTGCGGGTCATCGACGCCCTCGTCGCGCAGGCGGAGGCTCATCCTGACGCGATCCTCCCCGGACGAACGCATCTGCAGCACGCACAGCCGGTGCTCCTCGCGCATCACCTGCAGGCCCACGGGTGGCCGCTCGTGCGCGAGCTCGAGCGTCTGGTCGACTGGCGTCGCCGTGCCGGTGTCTCGCCGTACGGCGGCGGAGCCCTCGCGGGCTCGACGCTCGGACTCGACCCCGCGCTGGTCGCATCCGAACTCGGACTCGACCGCCCGGCCGAGAACTCGCTCGACGGAACCGCGGCGCGTGATGTCGTCGCGGAGTTCGCCTTCATCACGGCCATGACCGGGGTCGACATCTCGCGTCTGAGTGAGGAGATCATCCTCTGGAACACTCGCGAGTTCGGCTTCGTCACTCTGCACGACGGGTATTCGACCGGCTCGAGCATCATGCCGCAGAAGAAGAACCCCGACATCGCCGAGCTCGCTCGCGGCAAGTCGGGGCGCCTGATCGGCAACCTGTCTGGGCTGATGGCCACGCTCAAGGGGCTTCCGCTGGCCTACAACCGCGACCTTCAGGAAGACAAGGAGCCGGTCTTCGACTCGGTGCAGACCCTCGAGGTCGTGCTGCCGGCCTTCGCCGGGATGATCGCGACGCTGCGCTTCGACACCGAGCGCATGGCAGCCCTCGCACCTCAGGGGTTCTCGCTCGCGACCGACGTCGCCGAGTGGCTCGTGAAGCGCCGTGTGCCGTTCCGCGATGCGCACGAGATCTCCGGCGCGCTGGTGCGTGCCTGCGAAGAGCGGGGGATCGGTCTCGAAGACGCATCCGACGAGCTGCTGATCTCGGTGTCGCCCCACCTCGTGCCCGAGGTGCGAGAGGTGCTCACGATCGAGGGTTCCGTGGCTTCCCGCACGGGCGTCGGCGGAACGGCTCCCGTCCGGGTAGCCGAGCAGCGTGCCGAGCTGGTCGCCAGAGCACAGGCGGCTGCACACGCGCTGGGGCTCTAG
- a CDS encoding DUF1349 domain-containing protein encodes MPESDIIPWSEGSWTHAPAHLASDGDHLDATAVEGSDAWRHTAYGFVHDTEHALLAPLEVGEAMDVSFRAPWDGQFDQAGVFVRTDDEHWIKAGVEYADGHLGLGAVVTDIRSDWSVGYVDDWHGSEITVRVSRWPDAVIVRARADDGEWRLVRVAPFDGEATASAGPFLAGPTRSGLVVRFTRWTRSAADVALH; translated from the coding sequence ATGCCTGAATCAGACATCATCCCCTGGTCCGAAGGGTCGTGGACCCACGCTCCCGCTCATCTCGCCTCCGACGGCGACCACCTGGACGCGACCGCCGTAGAAGGGAGCGACGCCTGGCGGCACACCGCCTACGGGTTCGTGCACGACACCGAGCACGCGCTGCTCGCACCCCTGGAAGTGGGCGAGGCGATGGACGTGTCGTTCCGCGCCCCCTGGGACGGCCAGTTCGACCAGGCCGGAGTCTTCGTGCGCACCGACGACGAGCACTGGATCAAAGCGGGAGTCGAGTACGCCGACGGCCATCTCGGTCTCGGCGCCGTCGTCACCGACATCCGCTCGGACTGGTCGGTCGGCTATGTCGACGACTGGCACGGCAGCGAGATCACGGTTCGTGTGAGCCGCTGGCCGGATGCCGTGATCGTGCGTGCACGCGCCGACGACGGCGAATGGCGCCTGGTGCGCGTGGCGCCGTTCGACGGTGAGGCCACGGCATCCGCCGGCCCGTTCCTCGCGGGCCCCACGCGCTCCGGACTCGTCGTCCGCTTCACCCGCTGGACGCGCTCGGCGGCAGACGTCGCACTGCACTGA
- a CDS encoding SatD family protein, translated as MVIAVLADIVGSRKLDDRSAAQRILDDAIARVEEHLPLAHHALTPTVGDEQQGVYLELEDAMVSLLMIQLALPDGIAFRFGIGVGDVRSVDSVHGELADGPGWYAARAAIETVHARENRTVPRTRTWIVGAPGQDEVMESTIAASNAYLLVRDELVGAMNERERRLTYGRLVGRSQHDLAAEEGISQPSVSKSLRSAGSAALIEGVAALRGSSA; from the coding sequence ATGGTCATCGCCGTACTCGCCGACATCGTGGGCTCTCGCAAGCTCGACGATCGTTCGGCAGCGCAGCGCATCCTCGATGACGCGATCGCTCGCGTCGAGGAGCATCTGCCCCTCGCGCACCACGCGCTGACGCCCACGGTGGGGGATGAGCAGCAGGGCGTGTACCTCGAACTCGAGGACGCGATGGTGTCGCTGCTGATGATCCAGCTCGCGCTTCCCGACGGCATCGCCTTCCGATTCGGGATCGGCGTCGGCGATGTGCGTTCGGTCGACTCCGTGCACGGCGAACTCGCCGATGGGCCGGGGTGGTACGCGGCACGCGCCGCGATCGAGACCGTGCACGCGAGGGAGAACCGCACCGTGCCGCGCACGCGGACGTGGATTGTCGGAGCCCCGGGGCAGGATGAGGTCATGGAGAGCACCATCGCCGCGTCGAACGCCTACCTCCTCGTCCGCGACGAGCTGGTCGGGGCGATGAACGAGCGTGAACGGCGTCTGACCTATGGGCGCCTGGTCGGCAGGTCGCAGCACGACCTCGCGGCTGAGGAGGGCATCTCGCAGCCCAGCGTCTCGAAGTCGCTGCGCAGCGCCGGCAGCGCCGCCCTCATCGAAGGGGTGGCCGCGCTGAGGGGGTCGAGCGCATGA
- the tyrS gene encoding tyrosine--tRNA ligase, with translation MSNSALTTAPPAIDPTFENVWDELLWRGLVHVSTDQEALRALLAGDPITYYCGFDPTAPSLHLGNLVQLLTLRRIQLAGHKPLGLVGGSTGLIGDPRPTAERTLNTRETVEEWVGRLRTQVERYLSFEGENAARIVNNLDWTAPLSAIDFLREIGKYYRVGTMLKKDAVAARLNSDEGISYTEFSYQILQGMDFLELYRQYDCVLQTGGSDQWGNLTSGTDLIRRAEGASAHAIGTPLITNSDGTKFGKSEGNAVWLDPEMCSPYRMYQFWLSTADADVIERLKVFTFLTRAEIEEYEALVESEPFRRAAQKRLALEVVATVHGIDATAAVIAASEALFGQGDLTALDASTLRTALEELPHATVDAGSPVVDALVATGLVSSLSEARRAISQGGVSLDGARVEDDSATVQGTLPGGVSVLRRGKKTLAGVFLG, from the coding sequence GTGTCGAATTCCGCTCTGACGACGGCCCCGCCGGCGATCGACCCCACGTTCGAGAACGTGTGGGACGAACTGCTGTGGCGCGGCCTCGTCCACGTGTCCACTGACCAGGAGGCGCTGCGCGCCCTTCTCGCCGGGGACCCGATCACGTATTACTGCGGTTTCGACCCCACTGCTCCCAGCCTGCACCTCGGAAACCTGGTGCAGCTGCTGACGCTGCGTCGCATTCAGCTCGCCGGCCACAAGCCGCTCGGCCTCGTCGGCGGCTCCACCGGTCTGATCGGCGACCCTCGGCCGACGGCGGAGCGCACACTCAACACCCGTGAGACGGTCGAGGAGTGGGTGGGGCGCCTGCGGACGCAGGTCGAGCGCTACCTGAGCTTCGAGGGCGAGAACGCGGCGCGAATCGTCAACAACCTCGACTGGACCGCGCCGCTGTCGGCGATCGACTTCCTGCGCGAGATCGGCAAGTACTACCGTGTCGGCACGATGCTCAAGAAGGATGCTGTCGCCGCGCGTCTGAACTCGGACGAGGGCATCAGCTACACCGAGTTCAGCTACCAGATCCTGCAGGGGATGGACTTCCTCGAGCTCTACCGGCAGTACGACTGCGTTCTGCAGACGGGCGGCTCCGACCAGTGGGGCAACCTGACCAGCGGCACCGACCTCATCCGTCGCGCCGAAGGGGCCTCGGCGCACGCCATCGGCACACCGCTGATCACGAACAGCGACGGGACCAAGTTCGGCAAGAGCGAGGGCAACGCCGTCTGGCTCGACCCCGAGATGTGCAGCCCGTACCGGATGTACCAGTTCTGGCTGAGCACCGCGGATGCCGACGTGATCGAGCGGCTCAAGGTGTTCACTTTCCTGACCCGTGCAGAGATCGAGGAGTACGAGGCTCTCGTCGAGTCCGAGCCGTTCCGGCGTGCAGCGCAGAAGCGCCTCGCGCTCGAGGTCGTGGCGACCGTCCACGGGATCGATGCGACGGCCGCCGTGATCGCGGCATCCGAAGCGCTGTTCGGTCAGGGCGACCTGACCGCTCTCGACGCGTCGACGCTGCGCACCGCCCTCGAGGAGCTCCCGCACGCGACAGTCGACGCCGGTTCACCGGTCGTGGATGCGCTCGTCGCCACGGGGCTGGTATCCAGCCTGTCCGAAGCGCGCCGCGCGATCAGTCAGGGCGGGGTGTCGCTCGACGGCGCACGCGTCGAGGACGACTCGGCCACAGTCCAGGGGACTCTTCCGGGCGGGGTCTCCGTGCTGCGCCGCGGCAAGAAGACTCTCGCGGGAGTCTTCCTCGGCTGA
- a CDS encoding DUF4184 family protein codes for MPFTPSHALVALPFIRTPLVPAAIAIGAMTPDLPLFLRGVGLPYSFTHTFGNVLWTALVAFVLFLLWRVVLRPAVGELSPLWLARRLPVEWAQSGIEAARAAVGVGAQNRLYPLMLAASLVLGVLTHIVWDLFTHEGRWGVDALPALDDMWGPLTGYKWLQHGSSVIGLLIIGIWAIRRLQSADPREDVERAMPAAVRLAWWLSLPAVLVTAWILGYAAYGPFTAGFTYQHLAYRMLPPACALWGVLTLALCLSLPLFRRLHQRG; via the coding sequence ATGCCGTTCACGCCGAGTCACGCGCTGGTCGCCCTGCCCTTCATCCGCACCCCGCTCGTGCCCGCCGCGATCGCGATCGGAGCCATGACGCCGGACCTTCCCCTGTTCCTCAGGGGGGTCGGCCTCCCGTATTCGTTCACCCACACGTTCGGCAACGTGCTCTGGACAGCGCTGGTCGCGTTCGTCCTGTTTCTGCTGTGGCGCGTGGTGCTGCGCCCGGCGGTCGGCGAACTGTCGCCGCTCTGGCTGGCTCGGCGACTGCCCGTCGAGTGGGCGCAGTCCGGTATCGAGGCGGCCAGAGCGGCCGTCGGCGTCGGGGCGCAGAATCGGCTGTATCCCCTCATGCTCGCGGCGTCGCTGGTGCTGGGCGTCCTGACGCACATCGTCTGGGATCTGTTCACGCACGAGGGGCGATGGGGAGTGGATGCGCTTCCCGCGCTGGACGACATGTGGGGGCCGCTCACCGGGTACAAATGGCTGCAGCACGGATCGAGCGTGATCGGGTTGCTCATCATCGGCATCTGGGCGATCCGACGGCTGCAGAGCGCCGACCCTCGCGAAGACGTCGAGCGCGCGATGCCGGCAGCCGTCAGGCTCGCCTGGTGGCTGTCGCTTCCCGCAGTGCTGGTCACCGCGTGGATCCTGGGATACGCGGCATACGGACCCTTCACCGCGGGGTTCACGTATCAGCATCTGGCCTATCGGATGCTGCCGCCGGCCTGTGCGCTGTGGGGTGTCCTGACACTCGCATTGTGCCTCTCACTGCCGTTGTTCCGCCGTCTTCACCAGCGCGGCTGA